A part of Larkinella insperata genomic DNA contains:
- a CDS encoding FecR family protein, with protein MTRLNDVQPQDLIENESFRRWVFRPTGTDTAYWETWMAEHPDHRANAELARRFLLSAKGDLPPVSDQTVSANVKRLLVAVEDTEADRDQNRLGRSWWRRSWALTGAAASVLLVGGFWLLRNYNRTESERNAVAQKPAVRMIEVTNDKNEPRLVRLSDGSLVRLHTKARIQFPETFAAQSREVQLSGTAFFEVAKNPAKPFLVHAHSLTTRVLGTSFTIYAPAQGADTRVVVRTGRVAVYLRPALAARSVADSATVLLTANQQAIYHPGDVRPAREEVARGERVASTRFAFRRTPLAQVFQRLEQTYGIRVQYDAQAVAHCTLTAQLDEQSLFEKLDVITTSTGTSYELADDGTIRIQPGSGCQ; from the coding sequence TTGACCCGACTCAACGACGTGCAACCGCAGGACTTAATCGAAAACGAATCATTCCGGCGCTGGGTATTCCGGCCCACCGGGACGGACACGGCTTACTGGGAAACCTGGATGGCCGAACATCCCGACCACCGGGCGAACGCCGAGCTGGCCCGCCGGTTTCTGCTCAGTGCGAAGGGAGATTTGCCCCCCGTATCCGATCAAACCGTTAGCGCCAACGTGAAGCGGTTGCTGGTGGCTGTTGAGGACACGGAAGCCGATAGGGATCAGAATCGGCTGGGTAGATCGTGGTGGCGCCGTTCGTGGGCGCTCACGGGTGCAGCGGCCTCGGTGTTGCTGGTGGGCGGATTCTGGCTGCTGAGAAATTACAACCGAACCGAATCGGAGCGAAATGCCGTAGCGCAGAAACCCGCCGTTCGAATGATCGAGGTGACTAACGACAAAAACGAACCCCGGTTGGTGCGGCTGTCCGACGGTAGTCTGGTGCGGCTTCATACGAAGGCCCGGATTCAATTTCCGGAAACGTTTGCGGCCCAAAGCCGGGAAGTGCAGTTGAGCGGAACGGCTTTTTTTGAAGTGGCGAAAAATCCGGCTAAACCGTTTCTGGTTCACGCCCATTCACTGACGACGCGCGTGCTGGGAACCAGTTTCACGATTTACGCTCCGGCGCAGGGGGCCGATACCCGCGTGGTTGTTCGAACGGGGCGCGTGGCGGTTTACCTCCGTCCGGCGTTGGCCGCCCGGTCTGTCGCCGACTCGGCAACGGTTCTGCTGACGGCTAACCAGCAGGCCATTTACCATCCGGGCGACGTTCGGCCCGCCAGGGAGGAGGTGGCCCGAGGGGAGCGGGTAGCGAGCACCCGGTTTGCCTTCCGGCGGACTCCGCTGGCGCAGGTGTTTCAGCGTCTGGAACAAACCTACGGGATTCGCGTGCAGTATGACGCCCAGGCCGTTGCCCATTGTACGCTGACGGCGCAGCTCGACGAGCAATCGCTGTTTGAAAAACTGGATGTGATTACAACCAGCACGGGAACCAGCTATGAACTGGCCGACGACGGAACAATTCGGATCCAACCCGGAAGCGGCTGTCAGTAA
- a CDS encoding TonB-dependent receptor: MKKRILSFPEIRGRWLGTVLAGAFLLMGLVNGLLARPASGQNPLKRPISLTIANQPMEAVLQHVEKAADVTFAYSYEIVRADRRVSLNVRNERLGTILSTLLDPIQVTYEVVGNRMIVLKKKLSEPAGVKSGSANTGLSRPETNLTASLEPMVIEKTVSGQVVDEKNEPMPGVNVVLKGTTVGSTTDVEGKYRINVPDNGGTLQFSFIGYLTQETVIGNRTTVNVTLAVDDKTLSEVVVVGYGTQKKADLTGAVSTISSKDIDRLPVAGIDQALQGKAAGVRVTQSTGAPGEGVAVRIRGVGTINDNSPLFVIDGVPTKDPFSILNPADIESMSVLKDASSSAIYGSRAANGVIVVTTKRGRSGVPRIAFNSYAGVQQHGRLIPMANTAEYVRIFNESVENDNVGVDNPSLQRRPIPADAQLADTDWQKAIFRPAMIQNYQLSISGGNEKSHYLLSGNYFDQKGIILNSAYKRYSLRTSIDTDIAGKVKVGTNLNLTFSDRNIVGSSGDGYGGNGGSIVRYALFRSPAIPIYDQNGNYTDLPSSPALYGDGYNPVGLAEKQDNKERQYRVFGNLFGEWQVLRNLRFRSDGGLDVNVINRKVFNENWGTNGRINSPASLTNQVALISTLNWNNTLTYSRVFNDVHDLSVLVGTEAIHNVSRTIGGSDRNYIDQVENLRYLGRGIDPTGKTSFEGDSRWALFSLFGRVNYAYNNKYLFTANIRRDGSSRFSAQNRYGTFFSGSVGWNIDQENFFKPLSGVMSQLKLRASVGQLGNQDIGNYPFASIVAGGYNYPLGDPLQNTPGYTIVSRGNTNVKWESSTQTDIGLETGFWGNKIQLTADYFIKTTSDMLIPVPVPKSGGAAGAPYVNAGKVENRGLELDLIYQDKKGEFSYDVTANVSFIKNKLLSLSDGRPIPGGRIDNGVFATLTEPGYPIGSFYLLQQEGIFQSEADIFTSAFQGNTIRPGDVKFKDINGDGLINQQDRSHVGSPIPTLLYGLTANLAWKGFDLSAFFQGVSGNKIYYQVATDIEGFYRAFNITKRVVDEHWTGPGTSNTQPRVSWKGSANNKQPSTRFLEDGAYTRLKNLQIGYTLPAKVSKRFGSSSTRVYVSGQNLLTFTKYPGLDPEMQTSNNVNNEPFKGDVAVGIDWGTYPTAKIYMIGLNVNF; this comes from the coding sequence ATGAAAAAACGCATACTTTCCTTTCCTGAAATCCGAGGGCGATGGCTGGGAACCGTGCTGGCGGGGGCTTTCCTGCTGATGGGGCTGGTCAATGGTCTGCTGGCGCGACCTGCCTCCGGCCAAAACCCGCTCAAACGACCCATCAGCCTGACAATTGCGAACCAGCCGATGGAAGCTGTTCTGCAACACGTGGAGAAGGCGGCTGATGTAACGTTTGCGTACAGTTACGAAATCGTCCGCGCCGACCGCCGGGTGAGCCTCAACGTTCGAAATGAGCGGCTGGGTACGATTCTGAGTACGTTGCTCGACCCAATTCAGGTGACGTACGAAGTAGTGGGCAACCGCATGATTGTACTCAAAAAGAAATTGTCCGAACCGGCGGGGGTTAAATCCGGCAGTGCAAACACGGGGTTGAGCCGTCCGGAAACCAATTTAACCGCGTCGCTTGAACCGATGGTGATTGAAAAGACGGTTTCGGGACAGGTGGTCGATGAGAAAAATGAGCCGATGCCGGGCGTCAACGTCGTCCTGAAAGGCACGACGGTCGGCAGCACCACCGACGTCGAAGGAAAATACCGCATCAACGTGCCCGACAACGGCGGTACCCTGCAATTTTCGTTTATCGGTTATCTGACGCAGGAGACTGTTATCGGTAACCGCACGACGGTGAATGTCACGCTGGCGGTGGATGATAAAACCCTGTCGGAAGTGGTGGTGGTGGGCTACGGGACGCAGAAAAAAGCGGACTTGACGGGCGCGGTTTCGACCATTTCCTCCAAAGATATTGACCGCTTACCGGTGGCCGGTATCGACCAGGCGCTTCAGGGAAAAGCCGCCGGGGTGCGGGTCACGCAGTCGACGGGCGCACCGGGTGAGGGCGTGGCCGTGCGGATTCGCGGGGTCGGGACCATCAACGACAACAGTCCGCTGTTCGTCATCGACGGCGTGCCGACCAAAGATCCCTTCAGCATTCTGAACCCGGCGGATATTGAAAGTATGTCGGTGTTGAAAGATGCGTCGTCGTCGGCGATCTACGGGTCGCGGGCGGCCAACGGGGTGATTGTGGTTACGACCAAACGCGGCCGCAGCGGGGTTCCGCGCATTGCCTTCAACAGCTACGCGGGCGTTCAGCAGCACGGGCGGCTGATTCCGATGGCCAACACCGCTGAGTACGTCCGGATTTTTAACGAATCGGTGGAAAACGACAACGTGGGTGTGGATAACCCCAGCCTGCAGCGAAGACCGATTCCGGCGGATGCTCAACTGGCCGATACCGACTGGCAGAAGGCTATTTTCCGCCCGGCCATGATTCAGAACTACCAGCTGTCGATCAGCGGGGGCAACGAAAAATCGCACTACCTGCTGTCGGGCAACTACTTCGATCAGAAAGGGATTATTCTGAATTCGGCTTACAAACGCTACAGCCTGCGGACCAGCATCGATACCGACATTGCCGGAAAAGTGAAAGTCGGGACCAATTTGAACCTGACTTTTTCCGACCGCAACATTGTGGGAAGTTCGGGTGATGGCTACGGCGGCAACGGCGGAAGTATTGTTCGGTACGCTTTGTTCCGGTCGCCCGCCATCCCAATTTACGACCAGAACGGTAATTATACCGATCTGCCGTCGAGTCCGGCGCTGTACGGCGATGGCTATAACCCCGTTGGGCTGGCCGAGAAGCAGGACAACAAAGAGCGGCAATACCGGGTGTTTGGAAACCTGTTTGGTGAGTGGCAGGTACTCCGGAACCTGCGGTTTCGCTCGGACGGCGGTCTGGATGTGAACGTCATTAACCGGAAAGTCTTCAACGAAAATTGGGGGACGAACGGACGCATCAACAGCCCGGCTTCGCTGACCAATCAGGTGGCGTTAATCAGTACGCTGAACTGGAACAACACGCTGACCTACAGTCGCGTATTCAACGACGTGCACGACCTTTCGGTGCTGGTCGGGACGGAAGCGATTCACAACGTTAGCCGGACCATCGGCGGCTCCGACCGCAACTACATCGATCAGGTCGAAAACCTGCGCTACCTCGGCCGGGGCATTGATCCGACGGGCAAAACCAGCTTCGAAGGCGATTCGCGCTGGGCGTTGTTTTCGCTGTTTGGCCGGGTCAACTACGCCTATAACAACAAGTACCTGTTCACGGCCAACATCCGGCGCGATGGGTCTTCGCGGTTCTCGGCACAAAATCGGTACGGAACGTTCTTTTCCGGTTCAGTAGGCTGGAACATCGACCAGGAAAACTTTTTCAAGCCGTTATCCGGCGTCATGTCGCAGCTGAAACTGCGGGCGAGCGTCGGGCAGCTGGGTAACCAGGACATTGGCAATTACCCGTTTGCTTCGATTGTAGCGGGCGGTTACAACTATCCATTGGGCGATCCGCTGCAGAATACGCCGGGTTACACCATCGTCAGCCGGGGCAACACAAACGTTAAATGGGAGTCGTCGACGCAAACCGACATTGGCCTGGAAACCGGCTTTTGGGGCAACAAAATCCAGTTGACCGCCGATTATTTTATCAAAACCACTTCCGACATGCTGATTCCGGTGCCGGTACCGAAGTCGGGCGGAGCCGCCGGAGCGCCCTACGTCAACGCCGGAAAAGTGGAAAACCGGGGGCTGGAACTGGACCTGATTTATCAGGATAAAAAGGGCGAATTTAGCTATGATGTCACCGCCAACGTGTCGTTCATCAAAAACAAGCTGCTCTCGCTCAGCGACGGGCGGCCCATTCCCGGCGGGCGCATCGACAATGGGGTGTTTGCCACGCTGACCGAGCCGGGCTACCCCATCGGTTCGTTTTACCTGCTCCAGCAGGAAGGTATCTTCCAGTCCGAAGCCGACATTTTCACCAGCGCATTTCAGGGCAACACCATTCGCCCCGGCGACGTGAAATTCAAAGACATCAACGGCGACGGGTTGATCAACCAGCAGGATCGCTCGCACGTGGGCAGCCCGATTCCGACGCTTTTGTACGGCTTAACGGCAAATCTCGCCTGGAAAGGATTTGACCTGTCGGCGTTCTTCCAGGGCGTATCGGGCAATAAAATTTATTACCAGGTTGCCACCGACATCGAAGGTTTTTACCGCGCTTTCAACATCACCAAACGGGTGGTCGACGAGCACTGGACGGGGCCGGGCACGAGCAATACCCAGCCGCGGGTGTCGTGGAAAGGGTCGGCCAACAACAAACAACCTTCCACCCGCTTCCTGGAAGACGGGGCCTACACCCGGCTCAAAAACCTGCAGATCGGTTACACGCTGCCCGCTAAAGTGAGCAAGAGGTTTGGTTCGTCCAGCACGCGGGTGTATGTGAGCGGGCAGAACCTGCTGACGTTCACGAAGTACCCCGGTCTGGACCCCGAAATGCAGACCAGCAACAACGTGAACAACGAGCCGTTCAAGGGCGACGTAGCCGTCGGAATCGACTGGGGAACCTACCCCACGGCCAAGATTTACATGATCGGTTTAAACGTAAACTTCTGA